The Oncorhynchus tshawytscha isolate Ot180627B linkage group LG18, Otsh_v2.0, whole genome shotgun sequence genome has a window encoding:
- the serac1 gene encoding protein SERAC1 isoform X2 produces the protein MSVAALRLIRCRRLSSTSGPGVKKVLPWRDIRKIAKMTGAVILGGCMFITYEVVSLNKAVRIDTQAIQQEKLKSYIYLSATPSKEQENLGTGLTYKARRELHKAARRFLEVSSRILLRPLDEHLSHMDADPHEVALWVLLKRACSANRTSRLSAVQELAQNHHWHDYQYQTAAQAIDQRTALGLARTSQVDQRFFLSPPVLPWMEDRLSVEDGLRQLLASLPQSEVDQCVQYFTSLALRESTQSLAAQRGGLWCFGGNGLPYAQSLTSVPSEKVESFCLQALVQHSKVQSHCDHIVANGGLQLLQRVYQLRRDSPKIQRNIVRIIGNLALNDSVHQAIVQSGWVPVLAEMMQSPHIIQASHAARALANLDRETVKEKYQDGVYVLHPQCRTSQPIKADVLFVHGLLGAAFKTWRQKDCDPTEEEKAAGVSEDYTECWPKSWLAADCPNLRVLSVEYDTHLSDWRAKCPVENQRMSLAYRSRELLKKLKSAGVGDRPVVWVSHSMGGLLVKKMLLDASRDPDMKELMKNTKGVMFYSVPHHGTFMAEYSVNVRYLLFPSVEVRELCRDSPALRDLNVNFLNMAKDREFNVLSFAETMPTTIGPMIKILVVPTQSADLGIGDLVQVDVDHLNICKPEKKDSFLYKRSLQFIQDALKGYTSH, from the exons ATGTCTGTGGCTGCACTCCGTCTGATACGCTGCAGGAGGCTGAGCAGCACCTCTGGCCCTGGTGTGAAGAAGGTGCTGCCGTGGAGGGACATCA GGAAAATTGCAAAGATGACCGGAGCTGTCATATTGGG GGGTTGCATGTTTATCACATACGAGGTGGTTTCCTTGAACAAGGCGGTACGCATCGACACGCAGGCCATTCAGCAGGAAAAGCTCAAGTCCTACATCTACCTGTCAGCCACGCCCTCTAAAGAGCAGGAGAACCTTGGCACAG GGCTCACATATAAGGCCAGGAGAGAACTTCATAAAGCAGCAAGGAGGTTTCTGGAAGTTTCCTCAAGGATTCTTCTGAGGCCTCTGGATG AGCACCTGAGTCATATGGATGCGGACCCCCATGAGGTGGCGCTGTGGGTCCTGTTGAAGAGGGCTTGTTCAGCCAATAGGACCAGCAGACTGTCAGCTGTACAGGAGCTGGCCCAGAACCACCACTGGCATG ACTACCAGTACCAGACAGCTGCGCAGGCTATAGACCAGAGGACAGCATTGGGTCTGGCCCGCACCTCTCAAGTGGACCAACGCTTCTTCCTGTCCCCGCCTGTCCTGCCTTGGATGGAAGAT AGGTTGTCTGTAGAAGACGGTCTGAGGCAGCTGCTGGCATCtctcccccagtctgaggtggACCAGTGTGTCCAGTACTTCACCTCACTGGCCCTGAGGGAGAGTACCCAGTCCCTGGCTGCACAGAGG GGGGGTCTGTGGTGTTTTGGTGGGAATGGACTGCCCTATGCCCAAAGCCTCACTTCTGTCCCCTCTGAGAAGGTTGAATCCTTCTGTCTACAGGCTCTAGTGCAGCACTCCAAG GTCCAGAGTCACTGCGACCACATCGTGGCCAACGGGGGCCTGCAGCTCCTTCAGAGGGTCTACCAGCTCCGCAGAGACTCCCCGAAGATCCAGAGAAACATTGTACGCATCATCGGCAACCTGGCTCTCAACGACAGTGTGCACCAAGCCATAGTACAGTCAG GTTGGGTGCCAGTGCTAGCAGAGATGATGCAGTCTCCACACATCATACAGGCGTCCCATGCTGCTCGGGCTCTGGCCAACCTGGACAGGGAGACGGTCAAGGAGAAGTACCAGGATGGAGTCTACGTGTTACATCCCCAGTGCCGAACCAG CCAGCCAATCAAAGCGGATGTTCTCTTTGTTCACGGGCTCCTGGGGGCGGCCTTTAAGACGTGGCGGCAGAAGGACTGTGACcctacagaggaggagaaggcagCGGGTGTCAGCGAGGACTACACAGAGTGCTGGCCCAAG TCATGGTTGGCTGCAGACTGCCCCAACCTGAGGGTTCTATCTGTGGAGTATGACACTCACCTAAGTGACTGGAGAGCCAagtgtcctgttgaaaaccaGAG GATGTCTCTGGCCTATAGGAGTCGAGAGCTGCTGAAGAAGCTAAAGTCTGCAGGAGTAGGAGACAGGCCTGTGGTCTGGGTTTCACATAGCATGGGAG GTTTGCTGGTGAAGAAGATGCTGCTAGATGCGTCGAGGGACCCAGACATGAAAGAACTGATGAAGAACACCAAGGGTGTCATGTTCTACAGTGTGCCCCACCATGGCACCTTCATGGCAGAGTACTCTGTCAACGTCAGatacctcctcttcccctccgTAGAGGTCCGGGAGCTCTGCAGAG ACTCTCCAGCGCTGCGTGACCTGAATGTCAACTTCCTGAACATGGCCAAGGACAGGGAGTTCAATGTGCTGAGCTTTGCAGAGACGATGCCCACCACCATCGGCCCCATGATCAAGATACTGGTGGTGCCAACGCAGTCAGCAG ATCTGGGCATTGGGGACCTGGTCCAGGTGGATGTGGATCACCTCAATATCTGCAAGCCTGAGAAGAAAGACTCGTTCCTCTACAAGCGCAGCCTACAGTTCATCCAGGATGCACTGAAGGGCTACACCAGCCACTGA
- the serac1 gene encoding protein SERAC1 isoform X1 → MSVAALRLIRCRRLSSTSGPGVKKVLPWRDIRKIAKMTGAVILGGCMFITYEVVSLNKAVRIDTQAIQQEKLKSYIYLSATPSKEQENLGTGLTYKARRELHKAARRFLEVSSRILLRPLDAAPAARPMITAEHLSHMDADPHEVALWVLLKRACSANRTSRLSAVQELAQNHHWHDYQYQTAAQAIDQRTALGLARTSQVDQRFFLSPPVLPWMEDRLSVEDGLRQLLASLPQSEVDQCVQYFTSLALRESTQSLAAQRGGLWCFGGNGLPYAQSLTSVPSEKVESFCLQALVQHSKVQSHCDHIVANGGLQLLQRVYQLRRDSPKIQRNIVRIIGNLALNDSVHQAIVQSGWVPVLAEMMQSPHIIQASHAARALANLDRETVKEKYQDGVYVLHPQCRTSQPIKADVLFVHGLLGAAFKTWRQKDCDPTEEEKAAGVSEDYTECWPKSWLAADCPNLRVLSVEYDTHLSDWRAKCPVENQRMSLAYRSRELLKKLKSAGVGDRPVVWVSHSMGGLLVKKMLLDASRDPDMKELMKNTKGVMFYSVPHHGTFMAEYSVNVRYLLFPSVEVRELCRDSPALRDLNVNFLNMAKDREFNVLSFAETMPTTIGPMIKILVVPTQSADLGIGDLVQVDVDHLNICKPEKKDSFLYKRSLQFIQDALKGYTSH, encoded by the exons ATGTCTGTGGCTGCACTCCGTCTGATACGCTGCAGGAGGCTGAGCAGCACCTCTGGCCCTGGTGTGAAGAAGGTGCTGCCGTGGAGGGACATCA GGAAAATTGCAAAGATGACCGGAGCTGTCATATTGGG GGGTTGCATGTTTATCACATACGAGGTGGTTTCCTTGAACAAGGCGGTACGCATCGACACGCAGGCCATTCAGCAGGAAAAGCTCAAGTCCTACATCTACCTGTCAGCCACGCCCTCTAAAGAGCAGGAGAACCTTGGCACAG GGCTCACATATAAGGCCAGGAGAGAACTTCATAAAGCAGCAAGGAGGTTTCTGGAAGTTTCCTCAAGGATTCTTCTGAGGCCTCTGGATG CTGCCCCGGCTGCCCGGCCGATGATAACAGCAG AGCACCTGAGTCATATGGATGCGGACCCCCATGAGGTGGCGCTGTGGGTCCTGTTGAAGAGGGCTTGTTCAGCCAATAGGACCAGCAGACTGTCAGCTGTACAGGAGCTGGCCCAGAACCACCACTGGCATG ACTACCAGTACCAGACAGCTGCGCAGGCTATAGACCAGAGGACAGCATTGGGTCTGGCCCGCACCTCTCAAGTGGACCAACGCTTCTTCCTGTCCCCGCCTGTCCTGCCTTGGATGGAAGAT AGGTTGTCTGTAGAAGACGGTCTGAGGCAGCTGCTGGCATCtctcccccagtctgaggtggACCAGTGTGTCCAGTACTTCACCTCACTGGCCCTGAGGGAGAGTACCCAGTCCCTGGCTGCACAGAGG GGGGGTCTGTGGTGTTTTGGTGGGAATGGACTGCCCTATGCCCAAAGCCTCACTTCTGTCCCCTCTGAGAAGGTTGAATCCTTCTGTCTACAGGCTCTAGTGCAGCACTCCAAG GTCCAGAGTCACTGCGACCACATCGTGGCCAACGGGGGCCTGCAGCTCCTTCAGAGGGTCTACCAGCTCCGCAGAGACTCCCCGAAGATCCAGAGAAACATTGTACGCATCATCGGCAACCTGGCTCTCAACGACAGTGTGCACCAAGCCATAGTACAGTCAG GTTGGGTGCCAGTGCTAGCAGAGATGATGCAGTCTCCACACATCATACAGGCGTCCCATGCTGCTCGGGCTCTGGCCAACCTGGACAGGGAGACGGTCAAGGAGAAGTACCAGGATGGAGTCTACGTGTTACATCCCCAGTGCCGAACCAG CCAGCCAATCAAAGCGGATGTTCTCTTTGTTCACGGGCTCCTGGGGGCGGCCTTTAAGACGTGGCGGCAGAAGGACTGTGACcctacagaggaggagaaggcagCGGGTGTCAGCGAGGACTACACAGAGTGCTGGCCCAAG TCATGGTTGGCTGCAGACTGCCCCAACCTGAGGGTTCTATCTGTGGAGTATGACACTCACCTAAGTGACTGGAGAGCCAagtgtcctgttgaaaaccaGAG GATGTCTCTGGCCTATAGGAGTCGAGAGCTGCTGAAGAAGCTAAAGTCTGCAGGAGTAGGAGACAGGCCTGTGGTCTGGGTTTCACATAGCATGGGAG GTTTGCTGGTGAAGAAGATGCTGCTAGATGCGTCGAGGGACCCAGACATGAAAGAACTGATGAAGAACACCAAGGGTGTCATGTTCTACAGTGTGCCCCACCATGGCACCTTCATGGCAGAGTACTCTGTCAACGTCAGatacctcctcttcccctccgTAGAGGTCCGGGAGCTCTGCAGAG ACTCTCCAGCGCTGCGTGACCTGAATGTCAACTTCCTGAACATGGCCAAGGACAGGGAGTTCAATGTGCTGAGCTTTGCAGAGACGATGCCCACCACCATCGGCCCCATGATCAAGATACTGGTGGTGCCAACGCAGTCAGCAG ATCTGGGCATTGGGGACCTGGTCCAGGTGGATGTGGATCACCTCAATATCTGCAAGCCTGAGAAGAAAGACTCGTTCCTCTACAAGCGCAGCCTACAGTTCATCCAGGATGCACTGAAGGGCTACACCAGCCACTGA
- the myct1a gene encoding myc target protein 1 homolog, with the protein MAENNTNLFLEILQSFDVVSLIIAFCVSIAVGILLGVLVYVVLTWMSRRRAGSGSITRRPPRPSRTSPRTRPGFNRNSSYDRRSNNSLVSAAFSFHRQASSPDQADPLGRKPSFRASTFHPLLQCSQIAREAEEGSQTTLPRTPTLTTSAGSAHQTAAQAAATPPRPELFWSSSSLRGFHATQTPPPAYESIIRAYQETCT; encoded by the exons ATGGCCGAAAACAACACCAATCTCTTTCTGGAAATACTTCAGTCATTTGATGTTG tctccCTGATCATCGCTTTCTGTGTGTCCATTGCGGTGGGAATTCTATTGGGGGTGCTGGTCTATGTTGTCCTGACCTGGATGTCCCGTCGCAGGGCCGGCTCGGGCAGTATCACCCGCCGGCCACCTCGCCCGTCCCGCACCTCCCCGCGCACCCGGCCTGGCTTCAATCGCAACAGCAGCTACGACCGGCGGAGCAACAACAGCCTGGTTAGCGCTGCCTTCAGTTTCCACCGCCAGGCCTCCTCCCCAGACCAGGCTGACCCTTTGGGTCGCAAACCCAGCTTCAGGGCGTCCACCTTTCACCCACTCCTCCAGTGCAGCCAGATTGCCCGGGAAGCTGAGGAGGGGAGCCAGACCACATTGCCTCGCACTCCAACCCTGACCACTTCAGCTGGGTCAGCCCACCAAACCGCAGCCCAGGCTGCTGCCACCCCACCCAGGCCCGAGTTGTTCTGGAGCAGTAGTAGTCTGAGGGGGTTCCATGCCACACAGACCCCACCTCCTGCTTATGAGAGCATTATAAGGGCCTACCAGGAGACCTGCACCTGA